CCCATCACCTTTGCCTGTGCCCGTTGCCGTAAGAGGATGAGGCGCCCACCTCGAGCGCCGGTGTCCTGCCGCAAAGGACCTGTTGCAAAGGACCTGTTGCAAAGGACCTCAGCGAGGGACCTTGTGATAGATGTCCGAGAAGGTCAAGGCGAGCTCCGGACAGGGGATGAGCACCGCCTCGCTTTCGCCGTACACGCGCTCTTCCCAACCGCTGGGCGTGCGGCCGAACCCCGTCACCGCACGCTGCCGGCTGTCTACGAGCAGGTAGAGGCGCAGGCTGCCGAGGGCGAGGTAGGCGAAGCGCTTTTCCATGCGGTCCTTTCGCGAGGTGGATTGACTCACCACCTCAACAATCACGCAGGGTTCGGTTTCGTAATAGTCATCGGCCGGCGGCGCGCACACCACCATCACGTCCGGGTAGTAGAAGAGCCCCTCTTCGACCCGAACCTTCATGTCGCTGGCGTACACGCGGCAGTCGGTCGGCGCCGCGGCATTGCCCAGGAGGCGCGCGACGTTGCCGGTGATGACGTTATGCGCCACACTGCCTCCCGCCATGGCGTAGACTTCGCCACAAACGTACTCGTGGCGCACTTCCGCGTCCTTTTCGGCCTCGAGATACTCCCCTGGGCTTACCGCCGTGATGAGTCGTGAAAGAGCCATAGCTTTATCCTAGCGGGTAGAAGGCGCCTTTGCTGCCGACCACGCCATCTTGAGCTTTGGGGTTCTCAAGGCGTCCTTGTCCGTGGCCATGCGCTACCTCGTTTCGAAGGCCGCGTCGAAGGCGGTGGCCGAGGGGGCGAAGTCGAGCTTCCTCACAAAGGCGGCCGATTCGGTCGCGCCGTGGACTCGGTCCATGCGGCCGTCCTCCCACTCGATGGAGAGCGGGCCGTCGTAGCCGATGTCGTTTAGGGCGACGATCACCTCCTCGAAGCGGATGTCGCCGCGGCCGACACTTCTAAAGTCCCAGTAGCGCCTGGGATCGCCAAAGGAGGCGTGCCCGCCGAAGACGCCGACCGCGCCGTCGCCGTGGCCCCACCAGGCGTCCTTCATGTGCGCGTGGTAGATGCGGTCATGAAAGACGCGGATGAACTTGACGTAATCGACGCCCTGGTAGCCGAGGTGGGAGGGGTCATAGTTGAAACCGAAGCGCCTGTGCCGCCCGACCGCCTCGAGGGCGCGCTCGGCTGAAGCGATGTCGAAGGCGATCTCGGTGGGGTGCACCTCGAGCGCGAAGTTCACGTCTACCTCTTCAAAGGCGTCCAGAATCGGCCCCCAGCGCTCGGCGAAGTCCCTGAAGCCCCTTTCCCAGTAGTCCTGGTTCGTGGGCGGAAAGGCATAGATCGAATGCCAGATGCTCGAGCCGGTAAAGCCGTTGACCACCTTGACGCCCAGCTTGGCGGCGGCGCGGGCGGTGTTCTTCATCTCCTCGGCGGCGCGCGCCCTCACGCCCTCCCCTTCGCCGTCGCCCCAGAGGCGTGCGGGCAAGATGCCTTGGTGGCGTTCGTCGATAGGCTGGTCGCAGACGCACTGGCCGACCAGATGGTTGCTGATGGCGTAGCAGCTAAGGCCGTGTCTTTCCAAAATATCGTGCCGGGACTGAAGATAGCCCTCGTCCGCTAGCGCCTTGTCTACCTCGAAGTGATCGCCCCAGCAGGCGAGCTCGAGGCCGTCGTAGCCCATCTCCTTGGCGAGGGGCGCGAGGTCGTCGAGGGGCAGGTCGGCCCACTGGCCGGTGAACAGGGTGACGGGTCGTGCCATGCTTCCTCCTAACGGGGTAGGGGCGCACGGCCGTGCGCCCCTACGTCCATAGAAGCTTTAGAAGGGCGAATCCGGGAAGTAGTACTGCGCGGCGTTCTCCTGGGTGATCAGCGGCGAACCGAGGATGTATTCGCCCAGGATCGGCGCGCCGCTCACGTAGTTGAGGGCGGTGACTTCCATGGCGGTGGCGATCATGGCGGGGGGGTAGAGCACATTGACCGGGACGAGCGCGTCGCCCTCCATCACCCGCTCGATCATCTCCCTCATGCCCGCGCCGCCGACGATGAACATCTCGCCCTCGCGGCCCGCCTGGCGGACGGCCTCGATGACGCCCAAGGCGATGTCGTCGTCCTGGGCCCAGACGGCGTCGATGTTGGGAAAGCGGGTCAGGAAGTCCTGCATGACGGTAAAGCCGTCGTCGCGGTTCCAGTTGGCGTACTCCATGCCCAAGACGTTGACGTTGGTGGGCTCGACCACCTCCATAAAGGCGTCGACGCGCTCGTTGTCGATGACGGTGGGGATGCCGCGCAAGACCACGATGTCGCCCTCGCCGCCCAGGGCCTCGACCATGTAGGCGGCGGCGACGCGGCCGAATTCGGGGTTGTTGCCGGCCACATAGACGTCTTGGATGGTGGGGTCGGCGAGGCCGCGGTCGACCACCGTGATGAAGATGCCCTGCGCCTTCAAGTTGGCGACGGGCTCGGTGAGCGGGTCGGACTCGAAGGGCAAGATGACCAGCGCGTCGATGTTGTGCACGGCGACCAGGTCTTCCAAATCGTTGGCCTGCTGAGCGGCGCTGCCGGCGGTGACGAGAACGATGTTGAGGTTGGGATAAGCCTCTTGCAGGCGCTGCTGGGCCTGCTGGGCGTGGTAGTTGACGCCGCCCGTCCAGCCGTGGGTGGCCGCCGGAATCGACACGCCGATGGTGACCTGCTCCTCTTGGGCTAAGCCCAGGCTGAAGAGGCTGGCTAGAGCGAGCGCGAGCGCGAAAATGCCTTTTTTCATGTAATCCTCCGTACCTTTACTCCGTGAATACTCCGTGAACCTTACTCCGTGAACCTTACTCCGTGAGCTCTGTAACTTGGCGGCTTGACTTTTCAACTTGGACTGAAGACGGCGTGGAACGGGCTCGAGGGTCTCTGTGGACCTTGGCTGAAAACCATCACCTCCTTAAAACATCATCACCTCCCAACTGCCTTGCCTTTGGCTAGTCTCCACGTGATGCCTAGTCTCCACGTGAGCGCGCGCTTCGTTGCAGGAGCACGGCCAGAATGATGATGACGCCCTGCATGGCGCCGTTCAAATACTGGCTGATCACGTCGGTCAGGTTCAAAATATTGCCGATGGTCGAGAGCATGATGGCGCCGACCACGGTGCCCCAGATGCGGCCGTAGCCACCCTTTAAGGCGGTGCCGCCGATGATCACCGCGGCGATGGCCTCGAGCTCCCACAAGACCCCGGTGCCGCCCGAGGCCGAGCCGAGCCGCGGCACGTAGATGATGGTGGCGATGGCCACGCACAGCCCCTGCAAGACGAAGGTGAGCGTCTTGACGCCGCTCACGTTGATGGCCGAGTAGCGCGCCACCTCCTCGTTCGAGCCGATGGCCTTGCAGTAGCGGCCAAAGCGGGTCCTGCTCAAGATGACGGAGCCGAGGACGGCGACGAGGGCAAAGATCCAGAGGGGGTAGGGGATCCCCAGCAACGAATCGTAAAAGACGGGCCGGTAGACGGCGCTGACGTCACGGTTGAGCGAGATGGTGCCGCCGTCGGCCAGGTAGGTGACCAAGGAGCGGTAGATGCCCAGGGTGCCCAGGGTGACGATAAAGGCCTCGATCTTGCCCTGGGTGGTGACCAGGCCGTTGATGAGGCCAGCCGCGAGGCCCAAGAGGACCGACACCGCCATGCCCAGCAGGACCGTGCTCCAGCCCGCGCCCAGCGTTTCCACGGCGACGTTCATCACCAGGATCATCGCGCCCGCGATAAAGGCGGCCATGGCGCCGACCGACAGGTCGATGCCGCCGGCGATGATGACGAAGGTGGCGCCGACCGCGATGATGCCGATAAAGGCGCTGCGGGTGAGGACATTTAGGATGTTGGCGCTGGATAAAAAGAGCGGGTTTAGGAGCCCGCCGATGATGAAGAGCAGGATGAGGGCCAGCAAGGGGCCGTAGGTGCCGATGTCTAAGCGCGCCATGGTTTTGCGAAAACTGCTGGTTGCTTGCATCTCAAGCTGCTCCTTTTAGACCCATAGCGTAGCGGACGATCTCCTGTTCTTCAAGCTCGCCCTCGCTCAGCGTGCCGGTGATGACGCCCGAGCGCATGACCACCACGCGGTTGGCGAGGCCGATGATCTCCTGCATCTCCGAGGAGATGAGCATGACCGACTTGCCCGCGCTCGTGAGCTCCTCGATAAAGTAGTAGATCTGGCGCTTGGTGCCCACGTCGATGCCCCGAGTGGGCTCGTCCAAGATGATGATCTCGGGCTCCAACTCCATGATCTTGGCCAGGACCAGCTTCTGCTGGTTACCTCCTGACAGCGTGCTGGCCTCGGTGCGCAGCTGAGGCACACGGATGTCGAAGTCTTGAACGGCCCCTTCAAGCGCCCTTTGCTCGCTTCTTTGGTTGATGAAGGGGCGGCTGTGTTTGTCCAGGGACAAGAGGGTGAGGTTGGGCCTGAGCAGCATGCTGGTAATGAGTCCTTTGCCCTTGCGGTCCTCGGTCAGGTAGACGATGCGGTGCTTGAGCGCGTCTTGGAGGTTGCGTATCCTGACCTCGCGGCCGCGGACGCGGACCGTTCCCTGGCTCGGCCGCAGCCCCAAGAGGCCCTCCATCAGCTCGGTGCGGCCCGCCCCGATGAGGCCGGCGAAGCCCAGGACCTCGCCCCGGCGCAACTCGAAGGAGGCCCCCTCGACCCAGCCCGGCACCTTGAGGTTGTCGACCGCCAAGACCACCTCATTGGCGCCGACATCGCGCTTTTTGGGGTACATGTCCTTGAGCTCGCGGCCGACCATCAGGGTGGCCATCTCGTCCTGGCTCAGTTCGGCCGTCGCCCTGGTGGTGATGAGTTTGCCGTCGCGCAGGACCGTCACCCGGTCGGAAATCTTCTTGACCTCGTCCAGCTTGTGGGAGATGTAGAGAATGGTGACGCCCGAGGCCTTG
The nucleotide sequence above comes from Deinococcota bacterium. Encoded proteins:
- a CDS encoding sugar ABC transporter ATP-binding protein, with translation MPDTILELRGICKDFGPVRVLFDIDLELAEGEVHAVLGENGAGKSTLMKVLSGYHQPSEGEIRLDGKAVTLADSGVGERLGIILIHQEFNLAEDLTVEENIFLGKERHQGPFLDRRAMVEKSREVLRELETRIDPRTRIRQLAVSEKQMVEIAKAVSRQARILIMDEPTAVLTGSETEILFRLIGRLKASGVTILYISHKLDEVKKISDRVTVLRDGKLITTRATAELSQDEMATLMVGRELKDMYPKKRDVGANEVVLAVDNLKVPGWVEGASFELRRGEVLGFAGLIGAGRTELMEGLLGLRPSQGTVRVRGREVRIRNLQDALKHRIVYLTEDRKGKGLITSMLLRPNLTLLSLDKHSRPFINQRSEQRALEGAVQDFDIRVPQLRTEASTLSGGNQQKLVLAKIMELEPEIIILDEPTRGIDVGTKRQIYYFIEELTSAGKSVMLISSEMQEIIGLANRVVVMRSGVITGTLSEGELEEQEIVRYAMGLKGAA
- a CDS encoding Uma2 family endonuclease, producing the protein MALSRLITAVSPGEYLEAEKDAEVRHEYVCGEVYAMAGGSVAHNVITGNVARLLGNAAAPTDCRVYASDMKVRVEEGLFYYPDVMVVCAPPADDYYETEPCVIVEVVSQSTSRKDRMEKRFAYLALGSLRLYLLVDSRQRAVTGFGRTPSGWEERVYGESEAVLIPCPELALTFSDIYHKVPR
- a CDS encoding ABC transporter permease; its protein translation is MQATSSFRKTMARLDIGTYGPLLALILLFIIGGLLNPLFLSSANILNVLTRSAFIGIIAVGATFVIIAGGIDLSVGAMAAFIAGAMILVMNVAVETLGAGWSTVLLGMAVSVLLGLAAGLINGLVTTQGKIEAFIVTLGTLGIYRSLVTYLADGGTISLNRDVSAVYRPVFYDSLLGIPYPLWIFALVAVLGSVILSRTRFGRYCKAIGSNEEVARYSAINVSGVKTLTFVLQGLCVAIATIIYVPRLGSASGGTGVLWELEAIAAVIIGGTALKGGYGRIWGTVVGAIMLSTIGNILNLTDVISQYLNGAMQGVIIILAVLLQRSARSRGD
- a CDS encoding ABC transporter substrate-binding protein is translated as MKKGIFALALALASLFSLGLAQEEQVTIGVSIPAATHGWTGGVNYHAQQAQQRLQEAYPNLNIVLVTAGSAAQQANDLEDLVAVHNIDALVILPFESDPLTEPVANLKAQGIFITVVDRGLADPTIQDVYVAGNNPEFGRVAAAYMVEALGGEGDIVVLRGIPTVIDNERVDAFMEVVEPTNVNVLGMEYANWNRDDGFTVMQDFLTRFPNIDAVWAQDDDIALGVIEAVRQAGREGEMFIVGGAGMREMIERVMEGDALVPVNVLYPPAMIATAMEVTALNYVSGAPILGEYILGSPLITQENAAQYYFPDSPF
- a CDS encoding sugar phosphate isomerase/epimerase — encoded protein: MARPVTLFTGQWADLPLDDLAPLAKEMGYDGLELACWGDHFEVDKALADEGYLQSRHDILERHGLSCYAISNHLVGQCVCDQPIDERHQGILPARLWGDGEGEGVRARAAEEMKNTARAAAKLGVKVVNGFTGSSIWHSIYAFPPTNQDYWERGFRDFAERWGPILDAFEEVDVNFALEVHPTEIAFDIASAERALEAVGRHRRFGFNYDPSHLGYQGVDYVKFIRVFHDRIYHAHMKDAWWGHGDGAVGVFGGHASFGDPRRYWDFRSVGRGDIRFEEVIVALNDIGYDGPLSIEWEDGRMDRVHGATESAAFVRKLDFAPSATAFDAAFETR